One segment of Myotis daubentonii chromosome 11, mMyoDau2.1, whole genome shotgun sequence DNA contains the following:
- the LOC132212299 gene encoding olfactory receptor 1J1-like isoform X2, whose product MRRENQSSVSQFLLLGLPIPPGQKGLFFTLFLGMYLTTVLGNLLIILLIRLDSHLHTPMYFFLSHLSFTDVCFSSVTVPKMLTNMQTQHLSIPYEGCISQTYFFILFADLDSFLITSMAYDRYVAICHPLQYTTIMSQNICVMLVAGSWVIASACALLHTLLLARLSFCADHTVPHFFCDLAALLKLSCSDTSLNQLVIFTAGLTAIMLPFLCILVSYGHIGATILRVPSAKGIRKALSTCGSHLSVVTLYYGAIIGLYFLPSSNNSNDNNIIASLMYTVVTPMLNPFIYSLRNKDMKGALRKFLHKKTYYSS is encoded by the coding sequence ATGAGGAGGGAGAACCAGAGCAGCGtgtcccagttcctcctcctggggctccccatcccGCCAGGGCAGAAGGGCCTATTCTTcaccctgttcctgggcatgtacctgaccacagtgctgggcaacctgctcatcatcctgctcatcaggctggactctcacctgcacacgcccatgtacttcttcctcagccACTTGTCCTTCACTGATGTCTGCTTTTCATCTGTCACTGTCCCTAAGATGCTCACGAACATGCAAACCCAGCACCTATCTATCCCCTATGAAGGCTGTATTTCACAGACATATTTTTTCATACTCTTTGCTGATCTGGACAGTTTCTTGATCACATCAATGGCTTATGACAGGTATGTGGCCATCTGTCACCCTCTGCAGTACACCACCATCATGAGTCAGAACATTTGTGTCATGCTGGTGGCTGGGTCCTGGGTCATTGCTTCTGCTTGTGCTCTTTTGCATACCCTCCTCCTAGCCCGTCTGTCCTTCTGTGCTGACCACACTGTCCCACACTTCTTCTGTGACCTTGCGGCCCTGCTCAAATTGTCCTGCTCAGACACTTCCCTCAACCAACTGGTAATCTTTACTGCAGGATTAACAGCCATTATGCTTCCATTCTTATGCATCTTGGTTTCTTATGGCCATATTGGGGCCACCATCCTCCGGGTTCCCTCTGCCAAGGGCATCCGTAAAGCCCTGTCTACGTGTGGCTCTCATCTCTCAGTAGTGACTCTGTATTATGGGGCAATTATTGGTCtatattttcttccttcatcCAACAACAGCAATGACAATAATATAATCGCTTCATTGATGTACACAGTGGTGACTCCCATGCTGAACCCTTTTATTTATAGCCTgagaaataaagacatgaaaggggCACTGAGGAAATTCTTGCATAAGAAAACATATTACTCCAGCtga
- the LOC132212299 gene encoding olfactory receptor 1J1-like isoform X1, producing MRRENQSSVSQFLLLGLPIPPGQKGLFFTLFLGMYLTTVLGNLLIILLIRLDSHLHTPMYFFLSHLSFTDVCFSSVTVPKMLTNMQTQHLSIPYEGCISQTYFFILFADLDSFLITSMAYDRYVAICHPLQYTTIMSQNICVMLVAGSWVIASACALLHTLLLARLSFCADHTVPHFFCDLAALLKLSCSDTSLNQLVIFTAGLTAIMLPFLCILVSYGHIGATILRVPSAKGIRKALSTCGSHLSVVTLYYGAIIGLYFLPSSNNSNDNNIIASLMYTVVTPMLNPFIYSLRNKDMKGALRKFLHKKKLLFCL from the exons ATGAGGAGGGAGAACCAGAGCAGCGtgtcccagttcctcctcctggggctccccatcccGCCAGGGCAGAAGGGCCTATTCTTcaccctgttcctgggcatgtacctgaccacagtgctgggcaacctgctcatcatcctgctcatcaggctggactctcacctgcacacgcccatgtacttcttcctcagccACTTGTCCTTCACTGATGTCTGCTTTTCATCTGTCACTGTCCCTAAGATGCTCACGAACATGCAAACCCAGCACCTATCTATCCCCTATGAAGGCTGTATTTCACAGACATATTTTTTCATACTCTTTGCTGATCTGGACAGTTTCTTGATCACATCAATGGCTTATGACAGGTATGTGGCCATCTGTCACCCTCTGCAGTACACCACCATCATGAGTCAGAACATTTGTGTCATGCTGGTGGCTGGGTCCTGGGTCATTGCTTCTGCTTGTGCTCTTTTGCATACCCTCCTCCTAGCCCGTCTGTCCTTCTGTGCTGACCACACTGTCCCACACTTCTTCTGTGACCTTGCGGCCCTGCTCAAATTGTCCTGCTCAGACACTTCCCTCAACCAACTGGTAATCTTTACTGCAGGATTAACAGCCATTATGCTTCCATTCTTATGCATCTTGGTTTCTTATGGCCATATTGGGGCCACCATCCTCCGGGTTCCCTCTGCCAAGGGCATCCGTAAAGCCCTGTCTACGTGTGGCTCTCATCTCTCAGTAGTGACTCTGTATTATGGGGCAATTATTGGTCtatattttcttccttcatcCAACAACAGCAATGACAATAATATAATCGCTTCATTGATGTACACAGTGGTGACTCCCATGCTGAACCCTTTTATTTATAGCCTgagaaataaagacatgaaaggggCACTGAGGAAATTCTTGCATAAGAAAA AATTGCTTTTTTGCCTTTAG
- the LOC132212809 gene encoding S-adenosylmethionine decarboxylase proenzyme-like — MFVSKRCFILKTCDTTLLLKALVPLLKLARGYSGFDSIQSFLYSHKNFGASHQGYPHQNFQKEIQFLNAIFPHGAAYYMGRMNSDCWYLYTLDFPESRVISQPDQTLEILLSELDPAVMDQFYMTDGVTAKDVTLSNGICELIPGSVIDATMFNPCGYSVNGMKLNGTYWAIHITPEPEFSYVSYETNLSQTSCDDLIRKVVEVFKPGKFVTTLFVNQSSKCRT, encoded by the coding sequence ATGTTTGTCTCCAAGAGatgttttattttgaagacaTGTGATACCACCCTCTTGCTGAAAGCACTGGTTCCCCTATTGAAACTTGCTAGAGGTTACAGTGGTTTTGACTCAATTCAAAGCTTCCTTTATTCTCATAAGAATTTCGGAGCTTCTCACCAAGGGTACCCACACCAGAATTTCCAGAAAGAAATACAGTTTCTTAATGCAATTTTCCCACATGGAGCAGCATATTATATGGGACGTATGAATTCTGACTGTTGGTACTTGTATACTTTAGATTTCCCTGAGAGTAGGGTAATCAGTCAGCCAGATCAAACCCTGGAAATTCTGTTGAGTGAGCTTGACCCAGCAGTTATGGACCAGTTCTACATGACAGATGGTGTTACTGCAAAGGATGTTACTCTTTCGAATGGAATTTGTGAACTCATACCAGGTTCTGTCATTGATGCCACAATGTTCAATCCTTGTGGGTATTCGGTGAATGGCATGAAATTGAATGGAACTTATTGGGCCATCCACATCACTCCAGAACCAGAATTTTCTTATGTTAGCTATGAAACAAACTTAAGTCAAACCTCCTGTGATGACCTAATCAGGAAAGTCGTGGAAGTCTTCAAGCCAGGAAAATTTGTGACCACCTTGTTTGTAAACCAGAGCTCTAAATGTCGCACCTAG
- the LOC132212301 gene encoding olfactory receptor 1J21-like — MRGDNQSSVSEFLLLGLPIRPEQQGMFFALFLGMYLTTVLGNLLIILLIRLDSHLHTPMYFFLSHLAFTDISFSSVTAPKMLMNMHTQDQSISYAGCISQVYFFIFWGDLDSFLLTSMAYDRYVAICHPLHYTTIMSQSLCLLLVIVSWVLSCASALLHTLFLARLSFCGDNTLSHFFCDLSTLLKLSSSDTTVNELLILTVGVVIITVPFICILVSYGRIGATILKVPSTEGICKALSTCGSHLSVVSLYYGAIIGLYFFPSSNNSSNKDVIVAVLYTLVTPMLNPFIYSLRNRDMKGALGSILSRGTCSS; from the coding sequence ATGAGGGGTGATAATCAGAGCAGCGTGTCTGagttcctcctcctggggctccccatccGGCCAGAGCAGCAGGGCATGTTCTTTGCCCtgttcctgggcatgtacctgaccacggtgctgggcaacctgctcatcatcctgctcatcaggctggactctcacctgcacacgcccatgtacttcttcctcagccACTTGGCCTTCACTGACATCTCCTTTTCATCAGTCACAGCTCCAAAGATGCTCATGAATATGCATACTCAGGATCAATCCATCTCCTATGCTGGATGCATTTCCCAGGTGTATTTCTTCATATTCTGGGGGGATCTTGATAGCTTCCTTCTCACCTCAATGGCCTATGACAGATATGTGGCCATCTGTCATCCCCTGCACTATACAACCATCATGAGTCAGAGCCTATGTCTTCTGCTAGTAATTGTGTCCTGGGTCCTATCCTGTGCTAGTGCTCTTTTGCATACCCTCTTCCTGGCCCGTCTTTCTTTCTGTGGAGACAACACTCTCTCACACTTCTTCTGTGATCTCTCCACCTTACTTAAGCTGTCCAGCTCAGATACCACAGTCAATGAGCTGCTTATCCTCACTGTGGGAGTGGTGATCATTACTGTGCCATTCATATGCATCCTGGTTTCTTATGGCCGCATTGGGGCCACCATCCTGAAAGTCCCCTCCACCGAGGGCATCTGCAAAGCCTTGTCCACATGTGGTTCCCACCTCTCTGTGGTGTCTCTGTACTATGGAGCAATTATTGGGCTGTACTTTTTTCCTTCATCCAACAACTCTAGCAACAAGGATGTCATTGTGGCTGTATTGTACACCCTGGTCACTCCCATGCTAAATCCCTTTATCTATAGTCTGAGGAATCGGGATATGAAAGGGGCTCTGGGAAGTATACTCAGTAGAGGAACATGTTCCTCATGA
- the LOC132212810 gene encoding olfactory receptor 1J4-like, whose protein sequence is MRPENHSSVSQFLLLGLPIPPGQQGVFFTLFLSMYLTTVLGNLLIILLIRLDSRLHTPMYFFLSHLAFSDVCFSSVTVPKMLKDMHTKYKSIPYAGCVTQMYFFIFFGCIDNLLLGVMAYDRYVAICHPLQYTTIMGEKLCASLVAVSWLFSCSSAMSHTLSLARLMRRENQSSVSEFLLLGLPIPPGQKGVFFTLFLGMYLTTVLGNLLIILLIRLDSRLHTPMYFFLSQLAFSDVSFSSVIVPKMLMNMQTQDQSISYAECVTQMFFFIFFGCIDTLLLGVMAYDRYVAICHPLHYTTIMREELCIFLLAGSWLLSCGSALSHTILLVQLSFCADNIIPHFFCDLAALLKLSCSDISLNEMFIFAIGGVISILSFTGILVSYIQIGVSILRVPSTKGIYKALSTCGSHLSVVFLFYGTIMGLYIFPSSNNSNDKDIIASVMYTVVTPMLNPFIYSLRNRDMKGALGKLFKREILFSK, encoded by the exons cagggcagcagggcgtgttcttcaccctgttcctgagcatgtacctgaccacggtgctgggcaacctgctcatcatcctgctcatcaggctggactctcgcctgcacacgcccatgtacttcttcctcagccACTTGGCCTTCTCTGATGTCTGCTTTTCATCTGTCACTGTCCCTAAGATGCTCAAAGACATGCACACTAAGTATAAATCCATCCCCTATGCAGGATGTGTAACACAGAtgtatttcttcatattttttggttGCATTGATAACCTTCTCCTTGGAGTGATGGCATATGACAGGTACGTGGCCATCTGTCACCCTCTACAATACACCACCATCATGGGGGAAAAACTGTGTGCCTCACTAGTGGCTGTATCCTGGTTATTTTCATGTAGCAGTGCAATGTCCCACACTCTCAGCCTGGCCAGGCT CATGAGGAGGGAGAACCAGAGCAGCGTGTCCGAGTttctcctcctggggctccccatcccACCAGGACAGAAGGGCGTGTTCTTcaccctgttcctgggcatgtacctgaccacggtgctgggcaacctgctcatcatcctgctcatcaggctggactctcgcctgcacacgcccatgtacttcttcctcagccAGTTGGCCTTCTCTGATGTCTCCTTCTCATCTGTCATTGTCCCTAAGATGCTCATGAACATGCAGACTCAGGATCAATCCATTTCCTATGCAGAGTGTGTAACACAGatgttttttttcatattttttggcTGTATTGATACCCTTCTCCTTGGAGTGATGGCATATGACAGGTATGTGGCCATCTGTCACCCTCTACATTACACCACCATCATGAGGGAGGAGCTGTGCATATTTCTGTTGGCTGGATCTTGGCTCCTCTCCTGTGGCAGTGCTCTGTCCCACACCATCCTCCTGGTTCAATTGTCCTTCTGTGCTGACAACATTATCCCTCACTTCTTTTGTGACCTCGCTGCCCTGCTTAAGCTCTCGTGCTCAGACATCTCCCTCAATGAAATGTTTATCTTTGCTATTGGGGGAGTGATCAGTATCCTGTCATTTACTGGGATTCTGGTCTCTTACATTCAAATTGGGGTCTCCATCCTGAGGGTCCCCTCTACCAAAGGGATCTACAAAGCCTTGTCCACCTGTGGCTCCCACCTCTCCGTGGTGTTTCTATTCTATGGGACAATTATGGGTCTATACATTTTCCCATCATCAAACAACTCCAATGACAAAGACATAATTGCCTCAGTGATGTACACAGTGGTgacccccatgctgaaccccttcatctataGCCTAAGGAACAGAGACATGAAGGGGGCTCTAGGGAAACTTTTCAAGAGGGAGATCCTTTTCTCTAAGTGA